In the Sediminispirochaeta bajacaliforniensis DSM 16054 genome, one interval contains:
- a CDS encoding phage virion morphogenesis protein, whose amino-acid sequence MPGSAFELDLSELDGLTGDLAVAMNRLKTMDQAQLLHELGVELEGQTKERFDEKVGPDGSAWKSWSPRYAERQRKYNPGASILRGGGPGLYESISSRVSGGRLSIGSRLVYAGVHQEGWPAKNIPARPYLGISRENQEDLVTVMTEFVRRTSGGML is encoded by the coding sequence GTGCCAGGTTCAGCCTTTGAACTGGATCTTTCAGAGCTTGACGGTCTGACCGGTGATCTGGCGGTGGCGATGAACCGCCTCAAGACCATGGATCAGGCGCAGTTGCTCCACGAGCTCGGTGTCGAGCTGGAGGGCCAGACCAAGGAACGGTTTGACGAGAAGGTGGGGCCGGACGGCAGCGCCTGGAAGTCATGGAGCCCCCGCTACGCCGAGCGGCAGCGGAAGTACAACCCGGGTGCATCGATCCTGAGAGGCGGGGGCCCCGGGCTGTACGAAAGTATCTCCAGCCGGGTCTCCGGCGGAAGGCTTTCCATCGGGAGTCGGCTGGTCTACGCCGGGGTCCACCAGGAAGGGTGGCCGGCGAAAAACATTCCGGCCCGGCCGTACCTGGGGATCTCCCGGGAAAATCAGGAGGACCTGGTGACGGTTATGACTGAGTTTGTGAGACGAACATCCGGGGGGATGCTGTGA
- a CDS encoding phage protease: MKTAIALGLNNQLPQVPASLPEWIPLVPAGAVVVGRDGRSFRNPGPARLIQAFQERSLHIPIDVNHAQELKAPLGDPSPAYGWITELSESDGALMGRVEWTERGKGALEAAEYRYYSPAYRLGPDGEILFVKSVALTNNPNLEVPGLNSETDEGGENVLEKILKALGLNADADEAQALQAVERLKTAQNAQGAGGSPAEGKNDMVPKADYQTVLNRAEEAEKALKDKESAELKAEAETAINAAIASRKIAPASKDYYAAQCTTREGLNAFSEFVKTAPEVVSGTSVAPAGSAADTKELNAEEAEIARQLGLNEEEDNS, translated from the coding sequence GTGAAAACGGCAATAGCCCTCGGGCTTAACAACCAGCTACCTCAGGTTCCGGCCTCCTTGCCTGAGTGGATTCCACTGGTTCCTGCCGGCGCCGTAGTGGTGGGGCGGGACGGGCGGAGTTTTAGAAACCCCGGCCCGGCCCGGCTCATCCAGGCGTTCCAGGAACGGAGTCTCCACATCCCGATCGATGTCAATCACGCCCAGGAGCTCAAGGCTCCTTTGGGAGATCCCTCCCCGGCCTACGGCTGGATCACGGAGCTCTCGGAGTCCGACGGCGCTCTCATGGGCAGGGTGGAATGGACCGAGCGGGGCAAGGGCGCCCTGGAGGCGGCGGAGTACCGCTACTACTCACCAGCATATCGACTGGGCCCGGACGGCGAGATCCTGTTCGTCAAGTCCGTGGCGCTCACCAACAACCCAAATCTGGAAGTCCCCGGACTCAATAGCGAGACGGACGAAGGAGGAGAAAACGTGCTCGAGAAGATTTTGAAGGCGCTGGGCTTGAACGCCGACGCCGACGAGGCGCAGGCGCTGCAGGCGGTTGAACGCCTGAAAACGGCGCAGAACGCGCAAGGGGCCGGCGGATCGCCGGCGGAAGGGAAGAACGACATGGTACCCAAGGCGGACTACCAGACGGTTCTCAATCGTGCTGAGGAGGCCGAGAAGGCCCTCAAGGACAAGGAAAGCGCCGAGCTCAAGGCGGAGGCAGAGACCGCGATCAACGCGGCGATCGCCTCCCGGAAGATCGCTCCGGCGTCCAAGGACTACTACGCGGCGCAGTGCACGACTCGTGAGGGCCTCAACGCCTTCAGTGAGTTTGTGAAGACCGCCCCGGAAGTGGTCTCCGGCACCAGTGTGGCGCCGGCCGGTAGTGCGGCGGACACCAAAGAGCTCAACGCCGAGGAGGCGGAGATCGCCCGGCAGCTGGGGCTCAATGAAGAGGAGGACAACTCGTGA
- a CDS encoding Mor transcription activator family protein → MTETVQEMIDVVDKVLDDRELSKMVVRRILDYFGGMQVYLPKTESAFREEIDEAIYQAFNGHNHKEVVRSFDITIQRLYEIIRAKRSGRNTSAQGRLDFE, encoded by the coding sequence GTGACAGAGACGGTACAAGAGATGATTGATGTGGTGGACAAGGTCCTGGACGACCGGGAGCTTTCAAAGATGGTGGTGCGCCGGATTCTGGATTACTTCGGCGGCATGCAGGTCTACCTCCCGAAGACCGAGAGCGCCTTTCGGGAGGAGATCGACGAGGCGATCTACCAGGCGTTCAACGGCCACAACCACAAGGAGGTTGTGCGCTCTTTCGACATTACCATCCAGCGCCTCTACGAGATCATCCGCGCCAAGCGCAGCGGCCGCAATACGTCCGCTCAGGGGCGTTTGGACTTCGAGTAA
- a CDS encoding DUF2586 family protein: MASGLPDVKNKILDGALGARGADATGIFGAVGVAANYGGGIQIFTDPGDAAEALGDGPLRDLVVSALSVAGTICYAVALEGTTPGTVGSVTAGSANAGVGSVAAAGTPRNEYDVKVVIVEAGALNEAVFRVEIDGVLSKKYTVPDTPGTFEIPGTGITLTFSEGTPSGDEAQFEVDDEWSFSATAPTATNAEVLAAVDTLLESAYAYEWISIAGVSASPLWASLAVKAAGAEANHRYIHFKCQARYVGDAETTSEWVAALAGSERGSTVGGRVQVYAGWVMEVDPAGAVDERGLIGLGTGLSARREPHEPIDAVKYGGIPGVVEILPTDLNEGHIKALADAGYVTARHYIGLTGTYITSGKMLAEDVSDYKLEERRRVMDKACKLVRDAQMTYLNDTVEVGADGSLEGIEMFKKISEQPLDQMVNGGEISGGTVYIDPMQDILSTEQIVTRIRITPLGKMSHIENVISYHNPLLA; the protein is encoded by the coding sequence ATGGCAAGCGGGCTTCCTGATGTAAAGAACAAGATCCTCGACGGCGCCCTGGGCGCCCGTGGCGCCGATGCGACCGGCATCTTTGGCGCGGTCGGGGTGGCCGCCAATTACGGCGGCGGGATTCAGATTTTCACCGATCCCGGAGACGCGGCCGAGGCTCTGGGCGACGGTCCCCTGCGGGATCTTGTGGTCAGCGCCTTGAGCGTGGCCGGGACGATCTGCTACGCGGTGGCCCTGGAGGGCACCACGCCGGGTACGGTCGGGTCGGTTACCGCCGGCAGCGCCAACGCGGGCGTCGGATCGGTTGCGGCGGCGGGAACGCCGCGGAACGAGTACGACGTGAAGGTCGTGATCGTGGAAGCCGGCGCCCTGAACGAGGCGGTCTTCCGGGTGGAGATCGACGGGGTGTTGAGCAAGAAGTATACGGTTCCCGACACGCCGGGGACCTTTGAGATTCCCGGGACTGGTATCACCCTCACCTTCTCAGAAGGCACGCCCAGCGGCGACGAAGCGCAGTTTGAGGTGGATGACGAGTGGAGCTTCTCCGCTACCGCTCCGACGGCGACCAACGCCGAGGTTCTGGCGGCGGTGGATACCCTGCTCGAGAGCGCATACGCCTACGAGTGGATCAGCATCGCCGGGGTGAGTGCGTCCCCGTTGTGGGCTTCCCTGGCGGTGAAAGCGGCCGGTGCCGAAGCGAACCACCGCTACATCCACTTCAAGTGCCAGGCGCGGTATGTGGGAGACGCCGAGACCACCAGCGAGTGGGTGGCGGCCCTGGCCGGATCCGAGCGCGGCAGTACCGTGGGCGGTCGGGTGCAGGTGTACGCCGGATGGGTGATGGAAGTTGATCCGGCCGGCGCCGTGGATGAGCGGGGGCTGATTGGTCTGGGGACCGGGCTTTCCGCACGGCGGGAGCCGCACGAGCCGATCGATGCGGTGAAGTACGGCGGGATCCCCGGCGTAGTCGAGATCCTTCCGACCGACCTGAACGAGGGCCATATCAAGGCCCTGGCGGACGCCGGGTATGTGACTGCCCGGCACTACATCGGGCTCACCGGGACCTACATCACCAGCGGCAAGATGCTCGCCGAAGACGTTAGCGATTACAAGCTGGAGGAGCGGCGCCGGGTGATGGACAAGGCGTGCAAGCTGGTGCGGGATGCGCAGATGACCTACCTCAATGACACGGTGGAGGTGGGCGCGGACGGCTCCCTGGAAGGCATCGAGATGTTCAAGAAGATCTCCGAGCAGCCGCTTGACCAGATGGTGAACGGCGGTGAGATCTCCGGCGGGACGGTGTACATCGATCCAATGCAGGACATTCTCTCGACCGAGCAGATCGTGACTCGGATTCGGATCACCCCGCTTGGAAAGATGAGCCACATCGAGAACGTGATCTCGTATCACAACCCGCTGCTGGCGTAG
- a CDS encoding DUF6848 family protein has product MDVTKEKLAELKAAHGTVYEGSITYKDRNDELQKVEFIFREPTNADAEVMMQGAGRDPMAANQNLLASLIVHPEPIEVMKELKDYPLAVGKFNDQNIVPFFGGGNSTSVTKRKL; this is encoded by the coding sequence ATGGATGTGACAAAGGAAAAACTGGCTGAGCTGAAAGCCGCCCACGGGACCGTCTACGAGGGTTCCATTACCTACAAGGACCGCAACGACGAGCTTCAGAAGGTGGAGTTCATCTTCCGGGAGCCGACCAACGCGGACGCCGAAGTGATGATGCAGGGGGCCGGTCGTGACCCTATGGCCGCCAACCAGAACCTCCTGGCCTCTCTCATCGTGCACCCCGAGCCGATCGAGGTGATGAAGGAGCTCAAGGACTATCCCCTGGCGGTCGGTAAGTTCAACGACCAGAACATTGTCCCTTTTTTCGGCGGCGGCAACAGCACCAGCGTGACCAAGCGCAAGCTGTAA
- a CDS encoding ExeA family protein, with product MRTVKDALREAKISHTRLASELGMSIASVSLIVNHGRFPKGRKQKEVRDTVNGILTARNVDVTGIWRFLDGRDENNDEDEAEQEVNVMLSQAAKRQFGVFQDPFVDDVNGQEDVYLGDSSRYVAEYMYMTAKVGGMLAVLGESGSGKTTLRRYMSDRINQEGLKVKVIFPRTIDKTRLTATSIADAIVEDCSTERPKRTLEAKARQVERILTASSRAGWSHVLVIEEAHDLAIATLKYLKRFWELEDGFKKLLAIILIAQPELKSKLDESRNWEAREIIRRVEVAEIESLARPGELEAYLQLKMKRIGRDVKELVDESAYNAMRERLARRTRGGQAISLAYPLTVNNLVKRSMNLAAEIGQSRIDAETVLSA from the coding sequence GTGCGCACGGTAAAGGATGCGCTGCGGGAAGCGAAGATCAGCCACACCAGGCTGGCCAGCGAGCTCGGTATGAGCATTGCCTCGGTCAGCTTGATTGTGAACCACGGTCGGTTTCCCAAAGGGCGCAAGCAGAAAGAAGTTCGGGATACGGTGAATGGAATCCTCACCGCCCGGAACGTGGATGTCACCGGTATCTGGAGATTTCTGGACGGCCGGGACGAGAACAACGACGAAGACGAGGCAGAACAGGAGGTCAACGTTATGTTGAGTCAGGCGGCCAAGCGGCAGTTCGGGGTTTTTCAGGATCCCTTTGTGGATGATGTGAACGGGCAGGAGGATGTCTATCTGGGCGACTCCAGCCGGTATGTGGCGGAGTACATGTACATGACCGCCAAGGTGGGCGGGATGCTTGCGGTGCTGGGGGAGTCCGGCAGCGGCAAGACGACTCTGCGGCGGTATATGAGCGACCGGATCAACCAGGAGGGGCTCAAGGTGAAGGTGATCTTCCCCCGGACCATCGACAAGACCCGGCTCACGGCGACCAGCATCGCCGATGCGATTGTGGAGGACTGCAGCACCGAGCGGCCCAAGCGCACCCTGGAGGCGAAGGCGCGGCAGGTGGAGCGGATCCTTACCGCAAGCAGCCGGGCGGGATGGAGCCACGTGCTGGTGATTGAGGAGGCTCACGATCTGGCGATTGCGACTCTCAAGTATTTGAAGCGGTTCTGGGAGCTGGAAGACGGGTTCAAGAAACTGCTGGCGATTATCCTGATAGCCCAGCCCGAGCTCAAAAGTAAGTTGGACGAGTCTCGGAACTGGGAAGCCAGGGAAATAATCAGGCGGGTTGAAGTTGCCGAGATCGAGTCTCTGGCCCGACCAGGCGAACTTGAAGCCTACCTGCAGTTGAAGATGAAGCGGATCGGCCGGGATGTCAAGGAGCTGGTGGACGAGAGCGCCTACAACGCCATGCGGGAACGCCTTGCCCGGCGGACCCGGGGCGGCCAGGCGATCAGCCTCGCCTACCCGCTGACGGTGAACAACCTGGTCAAACGAAGCATGAATCTGGCGGCGGAGATCGGTCAATCGCGGATCGATGCGGAGACGGTGCTTTCCGCCTGA
- a CDS encoding DUF3164 family protein, producing the protein MHTTMEIPKGYMMDPQGRLVPKNKVKPVDRDRDDLVRDLVKKARDVHTTLSAFKMEAMEAVKGFVARSAEEYGVEMGGAKGNVTLTSYDGAFKVQISVNDYVTFDERLQVAKELIDSCIRRWSKGSRSEIKVLVEDAFKVDKQGKVDTKRILGLRRLDITDDEWQRAMEAISDSVTVAVSKEYIRLYQRDDEGNYHQLALDIAAV; encoded by the coding sequence ATGCACACAACGATGGAGATCCCCAAGGGATACATGATGGACCCCCAGGGGCGGCTGGTGCCGAAGAACAAGGTGAAGCCGGTGGACCGCGATCGTGACGATCTGGTGCGGGACCTGGTGAAGAAGGCGCGGGACGTGCACACCACGCTGAGCGCGTTCAAGATGGAGGCGATGGAGGCGGTCAAGGGCTTTGTGGCGCGGTCCGCCGAGGAGTACGGTGTTGAGATGGGCGGCGCCAAGGGCAATGTGACGCTCACGAGCTACGACGGCGCCTTCAAGGTGCAGATCTCGGTGAACGACTATGTGACCTTTGACGAGCGTCTCCAGGTGGCCAAGGAGCTGATCGACAGCTGCATCCGCCGGTGGAGCAAGGGGTCACGGTCTGAGATCAAGGTGCTGGTGGAGGACGCCTTCAAGGTGGACAAACAGGGCAAGGTGGACACGAAGCGTATCCTGGGCCTCCGGCGCCTGGATATCACTGACGACGAGTGGCAGCGGGCCATGGAGGCGATCAGCGACAGCGTGACGGTGGCGGTGAGCAAGGAGTATATCCGGCTCTACCAGCGGGACGACGAAGGGAACTACCACCAGCTGGCGTTGGATATCGCGGCGGTGTAG
- a CDS encoding Mu-like prophage major head subunit gpT family protein, which translates to MIVKDSTIEALRKQFSKLFQKGLGSAPQEWKRLATRIPSGGAENTYGWLGKFPAMREWVGDRVLKSMAEHAYSLANKKFESTVDVDRADIEDDNLGMYAPIVESMGEEAMNHIDRNIYALLVGGFAALCYDGQNFFDTDHPVNDEVDGSGSDTATANILNPGTTTEPAWFLLHTKKPVKPLIFQERTKAEFETITDPKQDTVFMKDKYLYGVRARRAFGYGFWQMAVAARDTLSETNFNAAMKMMMEFKADGGDPLNLTPDLLVVPPSLRATANELILAQYKADGASNPNYKAVDVLVTPWLA; encoded by the coding sequence GTGATCGTCAAAGATTCAACTATTGAGGCCCTGCGGAAGCAGTTCAGCAAGCTGTTCCAGAAAGGGCTCGGCAGCGCTCCCCAGGAGTGGAAGCGCCTGGCAACCCGGATCCCCTCCGGCGGCGCGGAGAACACCTACGGGTGGCTCGGCAAGTTCCCGGCGATGCGGGAATGGGTAGGCGATCGTGTGCTCAAGAGTATGGCGGAGCACGCCTACAGCCTGGCGAACAAGAAGTTCGAGTCCACCGTGGACGTAGACCGGGCGGACATCGAGGACGACAACCTGGGCATGTACGCCCCGATCGTCGAGAGCATGGGCGAGGAGGCGATGAACCACATCGACCGCAACATCTACGCCCTCCTGGTCGGCGGATTCGCGGCGCTCTGCTACGACGGGCAGAACTTCTTCGACACCGACCATCCGGTGAACGATGAGGTAGACGGCAGCGGTTCCGACACGGCGACCGCCAACATCCTCAACCCCGGAACAACCACAGAACCGGCGTGGTTCCTGCTTCACACCAAGAAGCCGGTAAAGCCGCTCATTTTCCAGGAGCGGACCAAGGCGGAGTTCGAGACGATCACCGATCCCAAGCAGGACACGGTGTTCATGAAGGACAAGTACCTCTACGGCGTGCGCGCACGTCGGGCCTTCGGGTACGGGTTCTGGCAGATGGCCGTGGCCGCTCGGGACACTCTGAGCGAGACCAACTTCAACGCGGCGATGAAGATGATGATGGAGTTCAAGGCCGACGGCGGTGATCCGCTGAACCTGACTCCCGATCTTCTGGTGGTTCCGCCGTCGCTGCGGGCGACCGCCAACGAGCTCATCCTCGCCCAGTACAAGGCGGACGGTGCGAGCAACCCCAACTACAAGGCGGTTGACGTGCTCGTGACTCCCTGGCTGGCGTAG
- a CDS encoding regulatory protein GemA has protein sequence MAAAERVETDDRGAGGLSDRRRKMAIIHVAKKELGLDDESYRALLEGAAGVRSAADIETYRQYAAVLDAFKRLGFQKSRRPKVENPQLGKCYALWCRLYELGAVQSKRYGSMLSYVHRMAGDQDLYRRDQLSMVIESLKQWIDRLEHEQREGT, from the coding sequence GTGGCGGCAGCGGAACGGGTTGAAACGGATGATCGGGGGGCCGGGGGGCTCTCCGATCGCCGGCGCAAAATGGCGATAATCCACGTGGCAAAGAAGGAGTTGGGGCTGGACGACGAGTCCTACCGGGCGCTTCTGGAGGGGGCCGCGGGGGTCCGGTCGGCGGCGGACATCGAGACCTATCGCCAGTATGCGGCGGTCCTGGATGCCTTCAAGCGCCTCGGGTTTCAGAAGTCCCGGCGGCCGAAGGTGGAGAATCCCCAGCTGGGCAAGTGTTACGCCCTGTGGTGCCGGCTCTACGAGCTGGGCGCGGTGCAGAGCAAGCGCTACGGTTCGATGCTCAGCTACGTGCACCGGATGGCGGGGGATCAGGATCTGTATCGACGTGACCAGTTGTCGATGGTGATCGAAAGCCTCAAGCAGTGGATAGACCGCCTTGAGCACGAACAACGGGAGGGGACGTGA
- a CDS encoding phage protein Gp36 family protein: MTYITVSEFLTRAGDHVPRDANGDPDTTRIEAAIEDAAGVIRAYLPELLADDGTPIAPPARLEGVLRSISLDLALFSIFDATTGGEDVLAKRHAASMRMLSELGGGMDAYQSDAVEAAIVEGSATWIRGEEPEV, encoded by the coding sequence ATGACCTACATCACGGTCAGTGAGTTTCTTACCCGGGCGGGCGATCATGTCCCCCGGGATGCCAACGGGGACCCTGATACCACCCGGATCGAGGCGGCGATTGAGGATGCCGCCGGAGTGATTCGGGCGTATCTGCCGGAGCTCCTGGCCGATGATGGTACGCCGATCGCGCCCCCCGCCCGACTGGAGGGGGTGCTGCGGTCGATCTCTCTGGATCTGGCGTTGTTCTCTATCTTCGATGCGACGACCGGCGGGGAGGATGTCCTGGCAAAGCGGCACGCGGCGTCCATGCGGATGCTCAGCGAGCTCGGCGGCGGTATGGATGCGTACCAGTCCGACGCGGTTGAGGCGGCGATTGTCGAGGGATCGGCGACGTGGATCCGCGGCGAAGAGCCGGAGGTGTAA